In Penaeus chinensis breed Huanghai No. 1 chromosome 2, ASM1920278v2, whole genome shotgun sequence, the following proteins share a genomic window:
- the LOC125031315 gene encoding uncharacterized protein LOC125031315 isoform X1 — MSTVLPFALLSCHDVWLVAATWLLTGLGRAQVDATPVIWENFITDGCESLPGNVSRQVPLRSLLDEGFFLQLDIYGTYTPRLLAAKAPPCVLPGSEMYRVKRGKTYKQHFEVLFETVTPVEVTSAEEEAKEKEEEGEEEGNEGLEAGERKETPRKVATNCNFPTEGGGIVRLKSGYGFLSCRGENDVDAARAALQAWREDVRREEARAASTKIAVMGGIGGGMAALVLFCVVCVMLRLRATRGRERSRRRTRHLTPPRSASTRLTNDPMSSTQQSALNSR; from the exons ATGAGTACGGTTTTGCCCTTCGCTCTGCTATCGTGTCATGATGTGTGGTTGGTGGCGGCTACGTGGTTGCTGACAGGCTTGGGGAGGGCACAGGTCGACGCCACGCCCGTCATATGGGAAAACTTCATCACGGACG GTTGTGAGTCTCTTCCGGGAAACGTCTCTCGGCAAGTGCCGCTCAGGAGTCTCCTCGACGAAGGCTTCTTTCTCCAGCTGGATATCTACGGCACGTACACACCTCGCCTCCTGGCGGCGAAGGCGCCTCCTTGCGTCCTACCGGGCAGCGAAATGTACCGCGTAAAGAGAGGCAAAACATACAAACAGCATTTCGAGGTTTTGTTCGAGACTGTAACTCCTGTGGAAGTCACCAGCGCCgaggaagaggcgaaagaaaaggaagaagagggcgaggaagaggggaatgaaggtctggaagcgggagagagaaaggagacgccGAGGAAAGTCGCGACCAATTGCAACTTTCCTACAGAAGGAGGAGGCATCGTGAGGCTCAAGTCTGGCTACGGATTCCTCTCGTGCCGAG GCGAGAACGACGTCGACGCCGCCAGGGCCGCCCTGCAGGCGTGGCGGGAGGACGTGCGGCGAGAGGAGGCTCGGGCGGCCTCCACTAAAATCGCGGTGATGGGCGGCATCGGCGGCG GAATGGCGGCCCTGGTGCTGTTCTGCGTGGTGTGCGTGATGCTGCGCCTGCGAGCCACGAGAGGCCGAGAGCGCTCAAGGAGGAGGACCCGCCACCTCACGCCACCTCGCTCGGCCAGCACGAGGCTCACCAACGACCCCATGAGTTCCACGCAGCAATCGGCGCTTAACTCGCGCTGA
- the LOC125031298 gene encoding uncharacterized protein LOC125031298 isoform X2 has translation MTAQPRHLFSLRLVLLLLVFCSTAFSTCPEADQIHCFTNSRCTRIRYICDGDNDCGDNSDEESELCRHWRNNDCERNNAMCHRNGRSDCITLSHYCKITNPPCNGTVDLRICQMLEDEKLMPLSAVSMPTTPTSTTEAMPTEATAQVEEEDVVREIDAKLNFTLRHADCPQLFTRVGEQCVSIFFIGNVNWLEARAFCKAIGSDLFTLSKDGKNFATILQHLRLSQVTTDFWIGGRFVNETVGWSWVNDEPMVLGSPYWAVRHSESCQTRTFTSPILNQTLQANNGECYNYVQAPRQPPTATCAALTFSQYFYVSDEPCLTKKSPLCVLPSQGPKEAL, from the exons ATGACTGCTCAGCCGAGGCACTTGTTCTCGCTTCGCCTTGTACTGCTCCTACTGGTCTTCTGTTCCACAG CCTTCAGCACGTGTCCCGAAGCAGACCAGATCCACTGTTTCACCAACTCGCGCTGCACGAGGATCAGATACATTTGCGACGGCGACAACGACTGCGGCGACAATTCCGACGAAGAGAGCGAACTTTGCCGA CACTGGAGGAACAATGACTGCGAGCGGAACAACGCCATGTGCCACCGCAACGGGCGCTCCGACTGCATCACCCTCTCTCACTACTGCAAGATCACCAACCCGCCCTGCAATGGGACCGTCGACCTCCGCATCTGCCAG ATGTTGGAAGATGAGAAACTGATGCCGCTCTCCGCCGTATCTATGCCCACCACGCCCACCTCGACCACAG AGGCAATGCCGACGGAAGCGACCgcgcaggtggaggaggaggacgtcgtCAGGGAGATCGATGCCAAACTTAACTTCACTCTCCGCCACGCTGACTGTCCGCAACTCTTCACACGCGTCGGCGAGCAGTGCGTCTCCATCTTCTTCATCGGGAAC GTTAACTGGCTGGAGGCAAGAGCTTTCTGCAAGGCCATCGGCAGCGACCTTTTTACGCTCTCAAAAGACGGAAAGAATTTCGCTACAATTTTGCAGCACCTTCGACTCTCCC AGGTGACAACTGATTTCTGGATTGGAGGACGTTTTGTCAACGAGACGGTCGGGTGGTCGTGGGTCAACGATGAACCGATGGTTCTCGGCTCACCTTACTGGGCTGTCAG ACACTCGGAGAGCTGCCAGACTCGCACCTTCACCTCACCCATCCTCAACCAGACCCTACAGGCCAACAATGGTGAGTGCTACAACTACGTGCAGGCTCCCCGACAACCTCCCACTGCCACCTGCGCGGCCCTCACCTTTTCCCAATACTTTTACGTTAGCGACGAGCCCTGCTTAACCAAGAAGAGTCCCTTGTGTGTCCTTCCTTCCCAAGGACCCAAGGAGGCGTTGTAG
- the LOC125031434 gene encoding uncharacterized protein LOC125031434, translating to MVWEPSACCGIGRRTAGYVIASITVIYCIFDLVLSIYYLSNGHFNDMMDARCNKLPGDEYQTRKCIDVAHKTFNVLISVRLVMEILHIIFSFLLMHGIRKNNPRLMVPYLVMMLIAIVLLTLFSAIMVVLLLFLSVTIALVVAIVFGGIIFIMTYFNLVVRAYYKEINEPLKNNFKTLKA from the exons ATGGTATGGGAACCTTCAGCGTGTTGTGGGATCGGCAGGAGGACAGCCGGTTACGTCATAGCCTCCATTACAGTC ATTTACTGTATATTTGACTTGGTTCTCTCCATTTACTACTTGTCCAACGGGCACTTCAATGATATGATGGATGCCCGCTGCAATAAGCTGCCAGGTGATGAGTACCAAACAAGAAAGTGTATTGACGTAGCTCATAAAACTT TTAATGTACTAATATCAGTTCGATTGGTGATGGAGATTCTTCATATAATCTTTAGCTTCCTCCTCATGCATGGCATCAGAAAG aaTAACCCACGTCTGATGGTTCCCTAcctggtgatgatgttgattgcTATCGTCTTGTTGACACTGTTTTCTGCAATCATGGTAGTGTTACTCCTGTTTTTGAGCGTCACGATTGCTCTGGTAGTGGCTATCGTCTTTGGaggaattattttcatcatgacttACTTCAACCTCGTGGTTCGAGCCTACTACAAGGAG ATAAATGAACCTTTAAAGAATAACTTCAAGACACTGAAGGCTTAA
- the LOC125031315 gene encoding uncharacterized protein LOC125031315 isoform X2 — MSTVLPFALLSCHDVWLVAATWLLTGLGRAQVDATPVIWENFITDGCESLPGNVSRQVPLRSLLDEGFFLQLDIYGTYTPRLLAAKAPPCVLPGSEMYRVKRGKTYKQHFEVLFETVTPVEVTSAEEEAKEKEEEGEEEGNEGLEAGERKETPRKVATNCNFPTEGGGIVRLKSGYGFLSCRGMAALVLFCVVCVMLRLRATRGRERSRRRTRHLTPPRSASTRLTNDPMSSTQQSALNSR, encoded by the exons ATGAGTACGGTTTTGCCCTTCGCTCTGCTATCGTGTCATGATGTGTGGTTGGTGGCGGCTACGTGGTTGCTGACAGGCTTGGGGAGGGCACAGGTCGACGCCACGCCCGTCATATGGGAAAACTTCATCACGGACG GTTGTGAGTCTCTTCCGGGAAACGTCTCTCGGCAAGTGCCGCTCAGGAGTCTCCTCGACGAAGGCTTCTTTCTCCAGCTGGATATCTACGGCACGTACACACCTCGCCTCCTGGCGGCGAAGGCGCCTCCTTGCGTCCTACCGGGCAGCGAAATGTACCGCGTAAAGAGAGGCAAAACATACAAACAGCATTTCGAGGTTTTGTTCGAGACTGTAACTCCTGTGGAAGTCACCAGCGCCgaggaagaggcgaaagaaaaggaagaagagggcgaggaagaggggaatgaaggtctggaagcgggagagagaaaggagacgccGAGGAAAGTCGCGACCAATTGCAACTTTCCTACAGAAGGAGGAGGCATCGTGAGGCTCAAGTCTGGCTACGGATTCCTCTCGTGCCGAG GAATGGCGGCCCTGGTGCTGTTCTGCGTGGTGTGCGTGATGCTGCGCCTGCGAGCCACGAGAGGCCGAGAGCGCTCAAGGAGGAGGACCCGCCACCTCACGCCACCTCGCTCGGCCAGCACGAGGCTCACCAACGACCCCATGAGTTCCACGCAGCAATCGGCGCTTAACTCGCGCTGA
- the LOC125031298 gene encoding uncharacterized protein LOC125031298 isoform X1 encodes MTAQPRHLFSLRLVLLLLVFCSTAFSTCPEADQIHCFTNSRCTRIRYICDGDNDCGDNSDEESELCRHWRNNDCERNNAMCHRNGRSDCITLSHYCKITNPPCNGTVDLRICQMLEDEKLMPLSAVSMPTTPTSTTVEKPVESASSRARSKREWVFAEAMPTEATAQVEEEDVVREIDAKLNFTLRHADCPQLFTRVGEQCVSIFFIGNVNWLEARAFCKAIGSDLFTLSKDGKNFATILQHLRLSQVTTDFWIGGRFVNETVGWSWVNDEPMVLGSPYWAVRHSESCQTRTFTSPILNQTLQANNGECYNYVQAPRQPPTATCAALTFSQYFYVSDEPCLTKKSPLCVLPSQGPKEAL; translated from the exons ATGACTGCTCAGCCGAGGCACTTGTTCTCGCTTCGCCTTGTACTGCTCCTACTGGTCTTCTGTTCCACAG CCTTCAGCACGTGTCCCGAAGCAGACCAGATCCACTGTTTCACCAACTCGCGCTGCACGAGGATCAGATACATTTGCGACGGCGACAACGACTGCGGCGACAATTCCGACGAAGAGAGCGAACTTTGCCGA CACTGGAGGAACAATGACTGCGAGCGGAACAACGCCATGTGCCACCGCAACGGGCGCTCCGACTGCATCACCCTCTCTCACTACTGCAAGATCACCAACCCGCCCTGCAATGGGACCGTCGACCTCCGCATCTGCCAG ATGTTGGAAGATGAGAAACTGATGCCGCTCTCCGCCGTATCTATGCCCACCACGCCCACCTCGACCACAG TTGAAAAGCCTGTCGAGAGCGCTTCGTCCCGGGCTCGCTCTAAGCGAGAGTGGGTGTTTGCAGAGGCAATGCCGACGGAAGCGACCgcgcaggtggaggaggaggacgtcgtCAGGGAGATCGATGCCAAACTTAACTTCACTCTCCGCCACGCTGACTGTCCGCAACTCTTCACACGCGTCGGCGAGCAGTGCGTCTCCATCTTCTTCATCGGGAAC GTTAACTGGCTGGAGGCAAGAGCTTTCTGCAAGGCCATCGGCAGCGACCTTTTTACGCTCTCAAAAGACGGAAAGAATTTCGCTACAATTTTGCAGCACCTTCGACTCTCCC AGGTGACAACTGATTTCTGGATTGGAGGACGTTTTGTCAACGAGACGGTCGGGTGGTCGTGGGTCAACGATGAACCGATGGTTCTCGGCTCACCTTACTGGGCTGTCAG ACACTCGGAGAGCTGCCAGACTCGCACCTTCACCTCACCCATCCTCAACCAGACCCTACAGGCCAACAATGGTGAGTGCTACAACTACGTGCAGGCTCCCCGACAACCTCCCACTGCCACCTGCGCGGCCCTCACCTTTTCCCAATACTTTTACGTTAGCGACGAGCCCTGCTTAACCAAGAAGAGTCCCTTGTGTGTCCTTCCTTCCCAAGGACCCAAGGAGGCGTTGTAG